From Rhodohalobacter mucosus:
AGTTCGGCAAGTTCATTTTCAAGCTGTGCGCGATTGTTTACGTTCACATCATCGATTTCGCGACGCAGTTCGAAAGCCTCTTCGTATAGCTCTGTAACTTCATCAGAAATAGCGGTTACTCTTTGATAGACCTGTGTTCCGAGTACGCGTCTGTACTGAGGATTGTCAGGTTCATCTGCAATAAGGCCCTCAATGAGTTCAATGGCACGATCCTGTTGTCCGGTCTGCAAGAAGGCGTCCGCGAGGAGCTGTACAAAGATGGACTCTTCCGGATAAATTTCCATGGCTTCCTCTGCATACATCACAGCCCTGTCGTAGCTCTCCTGGTAGAGCAGGATGCTGATCATGTATTCATAGTCATCCACAGCAGGAGGATCGAGCATCTCCATGGCTGTTTCGTAGTTTTCAACAGACTGATCAACCATACCGTTGTTGAACTGAACTGAGGAAAGCACAATATAGCCGAGTGCGCTGTCGGGCTGAATGGTTATTGCATTCTGAAAGTGCGCAATTGCGGTTTCGCCGGGCTGCTCGAGAGTAGCCGCTATACTGTCGTTATTAACGATGTTGACACCGCTGTTAAATTCTTCCGCCCAATAGAACGTGATGCTCTCTTCCATCTGGCCATACTCATCGGGACGCTCTTCCAGTCCCTGCATGAGTTCTTCAGCGGTATTAAAGGAGGCCCTTGCCTGCTCATAGAGATCTTTTCTCTGGCGGGGATCATTCAGTGTTTCGGCCTGGCTTACCAAGACTTCGCCTTTATAATAGTGAGCAATGTAGTTGTTGGGATCT
This genomic window contains:
- a CDS encoding tetratricopeptide repeat protein, with protein sequence MKRFKPLLFIIAAAGMLWACEATDPLVNEVQLFMVTGEYQQALDAVNAAIDEDPNNYIAHYYKGEVLVSQAETLNDPRQRKDLYEQARASFNTAEELMQGLEERPDEYGQMEESITFYWAEEFNSGVNIVNNDSIAATLEQPGETAIAHFQNAITIQPDSALGYIVLSSVQFNNGMVDQSVENYETAMEMLDPPAVDDYEYMISILLYQESYDRAVMYAEEAMEIYPEESIFVQLLADAFLQTGQQDRAIELIEGLIADEPDNPQYRRVLGTQVYQRVTAISDEVTELYEEAFELRREIDDVNVNNRAQLENELAELQDRISELEQEMDELTEISIREMKRVVELEPDSESANSILGIIYQNRAASLFERRNNTEDNELAQQLDERARQNLQEALIYYERAAELNPEDTENWQSLFQVYTTLGMEEKAMEAMEKAGL